In a genomic window of Streptomyces koelreuteriae:
- a CDS encoding 2-dehydropantoate 2-reductase — MKVAVLGAGAIGAYVGAALHRAGAEVHLIARGPHLAAMRQHGVRVRSPRGDFTAHPHATDDPAEVGPVDYVFLGLKANAYAACGPLIAPLLHGTTAVVAAQNGIPWWYFHRHGGPYDGHRVESVDPDGAVSAVLAPERAVGCVVYAATELEGPGLVRHLEGTRFSIGEPDRSLSARCLAFSEAMQAGGLKCPVEPDLRDDIWVKLLGNISFNPISALARATMRQMCLHGGTRKVIEIMMTETLAVAEALGCQVGVSIERRLAGAERVGDHRTSTLQDLERGKPLELDVLLAAVVELAEITGVEVPTLRTVHAISDLLALRSAA, encoded by the coding sequence GTGAAAGTCGCAGTTCTCGGCGCCGGTGCCATCGGCGCCTACGTCGGCGCCGCGCTCCACCGCGCGGGCGCCGAGGTCCATCTCATCGCCCGTGGACCGCATCTGGCGGCCATGAGGCAGCACGGAGTCCGGGTGCGCAGCCCGCGCGGCGATTTCACCGCGCACCCCCACGCCACCGACGATCCGGCCGAAGTGGGCCCGGTCGACTACGTCTTCCTGGGCCTGAAGGCCAACGCGTACGCGGCGTGCGGGCCGCTGATCGCGCCGTTGCTGCACGGGACGACAGCGGTCGTCGCGGCCCAGAACGGCATCCCCTGGTGGTACTTCCACCGGCACGGCGGCCCCTACGACGGCCACCGCGTCGAGAGCGTGGACCCGGACGGCGCGGTCAGTGCGGTGCTCGCGCCCGAACGGGCCGTCGGATGTGTCGTCTACGCGGCGACCGAACTCGAAGGGCCGGGCCTCGTACGGCATTTGGAAGGCACGCGGTTCTCCATCGGCGAGCCCGACCGCAGCCTCTCGGCCCGCTGTCTCGCCTTCAGTGAGGCGATGCAGGCCGGTGGGCTCAAGTGCCCGGTGGAGCCCGATCTGCGGGACGACATCTGGGTCAAGCTGCTCGGCAACATCTCCTTCAACCCGATCAGCGCGCTGGCCCGCGCGACCATGCGACAGATGTGCCTGCACGGCGGCACCCGCAAGGTCATCGAGATCATGATGACCGAGACGCTCGCGGTCGCCGAGGCCCTCGGCTGCCAGGTCGGCGTCTCCATCGAGCGCCGCCTCGCGGGCGCCGAGCGGGTCGGCGACCACCGCACCTCCACGCTCCAGGACCTGGAGCGCGGCAAGCCGCTCGAACTCGACGTACTCCTCGCGGCGGTCGTCGAGTTGGCGGAGATCACCGGCGTGGAGGTGCCCACCCTGCGCACCGTGCACGCCATCTCGGACCTGCTCGCGCTGAGGAGCGCCGCATGA
- a CDS encoding molybdopterin oxidoreductase family protein gives MRKRDRSPKTYTRLTHPLVRDSRDEPFRRASWEEALDRAARGIQAARGAFGMFSCARATNEMNYVAQKFARVVMGTNNVDSCNRTCHAPSVAGLSAAFGSGGGTSSYEEIEHTDLVVMWGSNARFAHPIFFQHVLKGIRNGARMYAVDPRRTSTAEWAESWLGLNVGTDIPMAHAIGREIIHAGLANEAFVERATTGFEEYRALVEPWTLSLAEKVTGVPAAAIRELAHAYARAERAQLCWTLGITEHHNGTDNVRALINLSLLTGHVGRYGSGLQPLRGQNNVQGGGDMGAIPNRLPGFQDILDPDTRLKFESAWDTVIQPHYGLNLTEMFEAMEDGGLKAVYCIGENPAQSEADSEQAVRRLKALDFLVVQDIFLTKTAELADVVLPATAGWAETEGTTTNSERRVQRVRRAVAPPGEAREDIDILCDLAARLGHDWKYADAETVWNELRSISPDHYGMTYERLEEHQGIQWPCPSTERLEPTYLHGRLWESDPSARGRLAPFGIVQHDPPVDLTDERYPIRLTTGRRLDSYNTGVQSGGYASPLRRGEFIELCPEDAERYGVVVGEQVQVTSRRGSVTAPVWVDTALRPGLAFMTMHFPDEVDTNALTIEANCPIAGTAEFKASAIRIEKLPIATIVG, from the coding sequence ATGAGGAAACGCGATCGAAGCCCGAAGACCTACACCCGGCTGACGCACCCGCTCGTCCGTGATTCCCGCGACGAGCCCTTCCGGCGGGCGAGCTGGGAGGAGGCCCTGGACCGGGCCGCCCGGGGCATCCAGGCCGCGCGCGGCGCGTTCGGGATGTTCTCCTGCGCCCGCGCCACCAACGAGATGAACTACGTGGCGCAGAAGTTCGCCCGGGTCGTCATGGGCACCAACAACGTCGACTCCTGCAACCGCACCTGTCACGCCCCGAGCGTGGCGGGTCTGTCGGCGGCGTTCGGCTCGGGCGGCGGGACGTCGTCGTACGAGGAGATCGAGCACACCGACCTCGTCGTGATGTGGGGCTCCAACGCCCGCTTCGCGCACCCGATCTTCTTCCAGCATGTGCTGAAGGGGATCAGGAACGGGGCCCGGATGTACGCGGTCGATCCGCGCCGGACCTCGACCGCCGAGTGGGCGGAGAGCTGGCTCGGCCTCAACGTCGGCACCGACATCCCGATGGCGCACGCGATCGGCCGCGAGATCATCCACGCGGGCCTCGCCAACGAGGCGTTCGTCGAGCGGGCGACCACCGGCTTCGAGGAGTACCGGGCGCTGGTCGAGCCGTGGACGCTGTCGCTCGCCGAGAAGGTGACGGGCGTACCGGCCGCCGCCATCCGCGAGCTGGCGCACGCCTATGCCCGGGCCGAGCGCGCCCAACTGTGCTGGACCCTCGGCATCACCGAGCACCACAACGGCACCGACAACGTCCGCGCCCTGATCAATCTGTCCCTGCTCACCGGCCATGTCGGCCGCTACGGCTCCGGCCTGCAACCGCTGCGCGGGCAGAACAACGTGCAGGGCGGCGGCGACATGGGCGCGATACCCAACAGGCTGCCCGGCTTCCAGGACATCCTCGACCCGGACACCCGGCTGAAGTTCGAGTCGGCCTGGGACACCGTCATCCAGCCGCACTACGGACTGAACCTCACGGAGATGTTCGAGGCGATGGAGGACGGCGGTCTCAAGGCCGTCTACTGCATCGGCGAGAACCCGGCCCAGTCGGAGGCCGACAGCGAACAGGCCGTACGGCGGCTCAAGGCCCTGGACTTCCTCGTCGTCCAGGACATCTTCCTCACGAAGACGGCCGAACTCGCGGACGTCGTCCTGCCGGCCACCGCCGGCTGGGCGGAGACCGAGGGCACGACCACCAACAGCGAACGGCGGGTGCAGCGGGTCCGCAGGGCCGTCGCCCCGCCCGGCGAGGCGCGCGAGGACATCGACATCCTCTGCGATCTCGCGGCCCGTCTCGGACATGACTGGAAGTACGCCGACGCCGAGACGGTGTGGAACGAGCTGAGGTCGATCTCGCCCGACCACTACGGCATGACGTACGAGCGCCTGGAGGAGCACCAGGGCATCCAGTGGCCGTGCCCGAGCACGGAGCGGCTCGAACCGACGTATCTGCACGGCCGGTTGTGGGAGTCCGACCCCTCGGCACGCGGCCGGCTCGCGCCCTTCGGGATCGTGCAGCACGACCCGCCCGTGGACCTCACCGACGAGCGGTACCCGATCCGGCTGACCACCGGGCGACGGCTGGACTCGTACAACACCGGTGTGCAGAGCGGCGGTTACGCCTCCCCGCTGCGGCGCGGCGAGTTCATCGAGCTGTGCCCGGAGGACGCCGAGCGCTACGGGGTGGTGGTCGGTGAGCAGGTGCAGGTCACCTCGCGGCGCGGGTCGGTGACGGCGCCCGTGTGGGTGGACACCGCGCTGCGGCCCGGGCTCGCCTTCATGACCATGCACTTCCCCGACGAGGTGGACACCAACGCGCTGACGATCGAGGCGAACTGCCCGATCGCGGGGACGGCGGAGTTCAAGGCGTCGGCGATCCGGATCGAGAAGCTGCCCATCGCGACCATCGTGGGGTGA
- a CDS encoding NAD(P)H-dependent oxidoreductase subunit E: protein MDLHFGDSKPTDEERAAVDALLGPPESSWEGADRSDADLRWARGGREARDRRDLLLPGLHAINDRIGWISDGALDYLCRRLTVPPAEAYGVATFYAMFSVKPRPATVLQVCTDLACAAAGAPELCAGIEARLGLGSGVTVERSPCLGLCERAPAVLAVKAGDPVRTAVSAPATVERAVLAASAPDSAPEEPPAALAVPQAGQDGLMLLQRVGVVDPASLDDYRAHGGYTALRRAFELGPAGVIREVTDSGLVGRGGAAFPTGRKWQATASQPDRPHYLVCNADESEPGTFKDRVLMEGDPYALVEAMTIAAYATGAHRGYLYLRGEYPRALRRLEHAIAQARARGLLGDDVLGQGYAFDIEIRRGAGAYICGEETALFNSIEGYRGEPRSKPPFPVEKGLFGKPTVENNVETLVNVLPILTMGAPAYAAIGTQRSTGPKLFCVSGSVERPGVYELPFGATLGELLTLAGASEGLRAVLLGGAAGGFVRADELDIPLTFEGTREAGTTLGSGVVMAFDDSVPLPRLLLRIAEFFRDESCGQCVPCRVGTVRQEEALHRIVERAGADAAGDITLLREVGRAMRDASICGLGQTAWNAVESAIDRLGAYE from the coding sequence GTGGACCTGCACTTCGGTGACAGCAAGCCGACGGACGAGGAACGGGCGGCCGTCGACGCCCTGCTCGGGCCTCCGGAGTCCTCCTGGGAGGGCGCCGACCGCTCCGATGCCGATCTCAGGTGGGCCCGGGGCGGGCGTGAGGCCCGGGACCGCCGCGACCTGCTGCTGCCGGGGCTGCACGCGATCAACGACCGGATCGGCTGGATCAGCGACGGCGCCCTCGACTACCTCTGCCGGCGGCTGACGGTGCCTCCGGCGGAGGCGTACGGGGTCGCCACCTTCTACGCCATGTTCTCGGTCAAGCCCCGTCCGGCGACCGTGCTCCAGGTGTGCACGGACCTGGCGTGCGCGGCGGCCGGGGCGCCGGAGCTGTGCGCCGGGATCGAGGCCCGGCTGGGCCTCGGCAGCGGTGTCACGGTGGAGCGCAGCCCCTGTCTGGGCCTGTGCGAACGGGCCCCGGCGGTGCTCGCGGTCAAGGCCGGGGATCCCGTGCGTACGGCGGTGTCGGCGCCGGCGACCGTCGAGCGGGCCGTCCTCGCCGCGAGCGCTCCCGACTCGGCGCCGGAGGAGCCGCCCGCGGCGCTGGCGGTGCCCCAGGCCGGGCAGGACGGTCTGATGCTGCTCCAGCGCGTCGGCGTGGTCGACCCGGCCTCCCTCGACGACTACCGCGCCCACGGCGGCTACACCGCCCTGCGCCGGGCCTTCGAGCTGGGCCCGGCCGGGGTGATCCGCGAGGTCACCGACTCGGGTCTGGTCGGGCGGGGCGGCGCCGCCTTCCCGACCGGCCGCAAGTGGCAGGCCACGGCGTCCCAGCCGGACCGTCCGCACTATCTCGTCTGCAACGCCGACGAGTCGGAGCCGGGCACCTTCAAGGACCGTGTGCTCATGGAGGGTGACCCGTACGCGCTGGTCGAGGCGATGACGATCGCCGCGTACGCGACCGGCGCCCACCGGGGCTACCTCTATCTGCGCGGCGAGTACCCACGCGCCCTGCGCCGGCTGGAGCACGCGATCGCGCAGGCACGCGCGCGTGGACTGCTCGGCGACGACGTCCTCGGCCAGGGGTACGCCTTCGACATCGAGATCCGGCGCGGTGCGGGCGCCTACATCTGCGGTGAGGAGACGGCCCTGTTCAACTCCATCGAGGGCTACCGGGGCGAGCCCCGCTCGAAGCCGCCGTTCCCGGTGGAGAAGGGCCTGTTCGGCAAGCCGACGGTGGAGAACAACGTCGAGACGCTGGTCAACGTCCTGCCGATCCTGACGATGGGCGCCCCGGCGTACGCGGCGATCGGTACGCAGAGGTCCACCGGTCCGAAGCTCTTCTGCGTGTCCGGGAGCGTGGAGCGGCCCGGTGTCTACGAGCTGCCGTTCGGCGCGACGCTGGGCGAACTGCTCACACTCGCCGGGGCGTCCGAGGGGCTGCGGGCGGTGCTGCTCGGCGGCGCGGCGGGCGGTTTCGTACGGGCCGACGAGCTGGACATCCCTCTCACGTTCGAGGGGACGCGGGAGGCGGGCACGACGCTCGGCTCGGGGGTCGTGATGGCCTTCGACGACAGCGTGCCCCTGCCCCGGCTGCTGCTGCGCATCGCGGAGTTCTTCCGTGACGAGTCGTGCGGGCAGTGCGTGCCGTGCCGGGTCGGGACCGTGCGGCAGGAGGAGGCGCTGCACCGGATCGTGGAGCGCGCCGGCGCCGACGCCGCCGGGGACATCACCCTGCTGCGCGAGGTCGGCCGCGCGATGCGGGACGCCTCGATCTGCGGTCTCGGACAGACCGCGTGGAACGCCGTGGAATCCGCCATCGACCGTCTGGGGGCGTACGAATGA
- a CDS encoding 2Fe-2S iron-sulfur cluster-binding protein, translating to MTVTPLGIPRRLLEFTLDGEPVRAPEGSTILDACRAAGKDVPTLCEGDTLRPKNACRVCVVEVEGARTLVPACSRKAEAGMEVRTDTERARHSRKIVLELLASSVDLSTTPKVAAWLKEYEAKPDRFGPDAARLNEEPKVDNDLYVRDYDKCILCYKCVDACGDQWQNTFAISVAGRGFDARIAVEHDAPLTDSACVYCGNCIEVCPTGALSFKSEFDMRAAGTWEESRQTETTTVCAYCGVGCNLTLHVQDNEIVKVTSPHDNPVTHGNLCIKGRFGYQHVQNRD from the coding sequence ATGACCGTCACACCGCTGGGGATCCCGCGCCGGCTGCTGGAGTTCACGCTCGACGGGGAGCCGGTGCGGGCGCCCGAGGGCTCGACGATCCTCGACGCCTGCCGGGCCGCCGGGAAGGACGTCCCGACCCTCTGCGAGGGCGACACGCTCCGGCCCAAGAACGCCTGCCGTGTCTGCGTCGTCGAGGTGGAGGGGGCCAGGACCCTCGTCCCGGCCTGCTCCCGCAAGGCCGAGGCCGGCATGGAGGTGCGCACGGACACCGAACGGGCCCGGCACAGCCGGAAGATCGTCCTGGAACTGCTCGCCTCCTCCGTGGACCTGTCGACGACCCCGAAGGTCGCCGCGTGGCTCAAGGAGTACGAGGCGAAGCCGGACCGCTTCGGCCCGGACGCGGCCCGGCTCAACGAGGAACCGAAGGTCGACAACGACCTGTATGTGCGCGACTACGACAAGTGCATCCTCTGCTACAAGTGCGTGGACGCCTGCGGCGACCAGTGGCAGAACACCTTCGCGATCTCGGTCGCCGGGCGCGGTTTCGACGCCCGGATCGCCGTGGAGCACGACGCGCCGCTGACCGACTCGGCGTGCGTGTACTGCGGGAACTGCATCGAGGTGTGCCCGACGGGCGCACTGTCCTTCAAGTCCGAGTTCGACATGCGCGCGGCGGGTACGTGGGAGGAGTCGCGCCAGACGGAGACGACGACGGTGTGCGCGTACTGCGGAGTGGGCTGCAACCTGACGCTCCATGTGCAGGACAATGAGATCGTGAAGGTCACCTCGCCGCACGACAACCCGGTGACCCACGGCAATCTCTGCATCAAGGGCCGCTTCGGCTACCAGCACGTACAGAACCGGGACTGA